One stretch of SAR324 cluster bacterium DNA includes these proteins:
- a CDS encoding tetratricopeptide repeat protein, giving the protein MKFIIPFLLSIAVGWSGLQADQRNPELPDLFNQLEQAETSYTASPIVQNIWTIWLKHPNSQLTQAMKAASEIMQNGDLEQAELLFTQLIEKAPGWAEAWNKRATVRYYRDNLIGSIADIKETLVLEPRHFGALSGLGMIQMRLQDYSEALSTYESLQKIHPNSQDVGRILPALRQRISQQYL; this is encoded by the coding sequence ATGAAGTTCATTATTCCTTTTCTGCTAAGTATCGCTGTTGGCTGGAGTGGTCTGCAGGCTGACCAACGTAATCCAGAATTACCTGATCTTTTTAACCAACTGGAACAGGCGGAAACCTCCTATACGGCAAGTCCGATTGTTCAAAACATTTGGACGATCTGGTTAAAACATCCGAACTCACAGCTTACACAAGCCATGAAAGCAGCTTCCGAGATCATGCAGAACGGTGACTTGGAGCAGGCTGAGTTATTATTTACGCAATTGATCGAAAAAGCTCCTGGCTGGGCAGAGGCCTGGAACAAGCGAGCCACCGTTCGCTACTACAGAGACAACCTGATCGGCTCAATTGCTGACATCAAGGAAACTCTTGTCTTGGAACCTCGCCATTTTGGTGCACTCTCTGGTCTAGGAATGATCCAAATGCGTCTTCAGGATTATTCAGAGGCCTTATCAACCTATGAATCTCTGCAAAAAATCCATCCAAACTCACAGGATGTTGGAAGAATACTTCCAGCACTACGTCAGCGGATTTCTCAACAGTACCTCTAG
- a CDS encoding VWA domain-containing protein, translated as MKNSTIYTSPAPPQLDPRPHADLRAQTRQLASEHLRNVELAPAIRRSQELQNSLLTEYAGDSPENIELLKKCLQEVSLMGINFVIPKRRVLLSVHEILRLSNLGFRFGKLDPDFEIHLQQGRRIPFFKGEPLPKQNWEQKFACILKHKICLELLQEYRSALETINRQRQQTLESKNKNSSLNKELRQQAEENMFQFKVPTKFDLLDPPLIPMEESLFAHDQQVMEATLSDVAKKVLEMQNQGELPSLFQETTLPEIQSVPHHVMILLDMSASTFEKEIFKLSNLVCAELLRTLPTYLPDSTLSILPYSDGAQGVMNNFQNFIAPGGTTAYDAIFSFSQQLLGKTEGHRVVIHLSDGLPNSLEDACQQAKQFPTLNIHYGQIIFGHTKRVGDLADYLFVDEATTSGQDRDSTRFEKYVSHFTDVALASQGEQIILWVMQHLDEAVIAMLDLFIGQYFLQQASPEATHSEDTPTSL; from the coding sequence TTGAAGAACAGCACCATTTACACTTCTCCAGCACCACCTCAACTTGATCCCCGACCTCATGCGGACCTACGTGCACAGACACGCCAATTGGCCAGTGAACACCTGCGAAACGTGGAGCTGGCACCGGCAATTCGTCGCAGTCAGGAATTACAAAATTCTCTACTCACTGAGTATGCGGGTGACTCACCAGAAAATATCGAGCTTCTGAAAAAATGTCTTCAAGAAGTCAGCCTCATGGGAATCAATTTTGTGATTCCTAAACGACGTGTGCTCCTCAGCGTTCATGAGATTTTGCGTCTATCAAACCTTGGGTTTCGCTTTGGCAAACTAGACCCAGACTTTGAGATTCACCTACAGCAAGGTCGTCGTATTCCTTTTTTTAAGGGAGAGCCACTTCCTAAGCAAAACTGGGAACAAAAATTTGCCTGCATACTCAAACACAAAATTTGCCTGGAACTTCTACAAGAATATCGCTCTGCTTTGGAAACTATTAATCGGCAACGCCAACAAACCCTTGAAAGCAAGAATAAGAATTCAAGCCTGAACAAGGAACTACGGCAGCAGGCAGAAGAGAACATGTTCCAGTTTAAAGTCCCAACCAAGTTTGATTTACTCGATCCCCCGCTAATTCCAATGGAGGAAAGTCTGTTTGCTCATGATCAACAAGTGATGGAAGCAACCCTGTCCGATGTTGCCAAGAAAGTGCTGGAGATGCAAAATCAGGGAGAGCTTCCTTCTTTATTTCAGGAAACCACACTTCCCGAGATTCAGAGTGTACCGCACCATGTGATGATTCTGTTGGACATGAGTGCTTCGACCTTCGAGAAAGAAATCTTTAAGCTCTCCAATCTGGTTTGTGCGGAGTTATTGAGAACTCTGCCAACCTATTTACCTGACTCTACGTTGAGTATTTTACCCTATAGCGACGGTGCTCAGGGGGTAATGAATAATTTTCAGAATTTCATTGCACCAGGCGGCACAACTGCCTACGATGCCATCTTTTCATTTTCTCAACAGTTGCTTGGGAAAACAGAAGGGCATAGAGTGGTGATTCATCTCTCTGATGGGTTACCAAACAGCTTGGAAGACGCTTGCCAACAGGCTAAACAGTTTCCGACTCTCAATATTCACTATGGACAAATCATTTTCGGCCATACTAAAAGAGTTGGTGACTTAGCAGATTATCTGTTTGTAGATGAAGCTACTACTTCCGGACAAGATCGAGATTCCACCCGTTTTGAAAAATATGTATCTCACTTCACTGATGTTGCCTTGGCGTCACAAGGTGAGCAAATCATACTCTGGGTTATGCAGCATCTTGATGAAGCGGTGATAGCCATGCTGGATCTATTTATCGGGCAATATTTCCTGCAGCAAGCTTCACCTGAGGCTACTCATTCTGAAGACACACCCACGTCCCTCTAG
- a CDS encoding TlpA disulfide reductase family protein has product MWNSWKFWTVWVALGGLIGLFAFGFTTDPKKVPSPLIGHEAPNFQLVNLWNGESVELSALRGKPVVLNFWASWCVECQQEAHILEAFHKRYGETVPPQVHVLGVAIQDKSEQAQAFARQFNKTYFLGLDNTNGDIALEYGIYGVPETFFIDPQGKIRFKQIGEVSAELMQEQVDEMLGQG; this is encoded by the coding sequence ATGTGGAATTCATGGAAATTCTGGACAGTCTGGGTCGCCTTAGGTGGATTGATTGGTCTGTTCGCTTTTGGTTTCACCACAGACCCCAAGAAAGTTCCTTCTCCCCTAATTGGCCACGAAGCGCCAAATTTTCAACTCGTCAATCTCTGGAACGGGGAATCCGTTGAACTAAGTGCTCTACGCGGTAAGCCCGTAGTCTTGAATTTCTGGGCTTCCTGGTGCGTTGAATGCCAACAAGAAGCTCACATTCTGGAAGCTTTTCACAAGCGTTACGGTGAAACAGTTCCTCCTCAGGTTCACGTCCTTGGCGTAGCCATTCAGGACAAATCCGAACAAGCGCAAGCTTTTGCGCGACAGTTTAATAAAACGTACTTCCTTGGCCTCGATAACACCAACGGTGACATCGCTTTGGAGTATGGTATTTATGGGGTGCCAGAAACGTTTTTTATTGATCCTCAAGGAAAGATTCGTTTCAAGCAAATTGGGGAGGTCAGCGCAGAATTGATGCAGGAACAAGTCGACGAAATGCTTGGTCAAGGGTAG
- a CDS encoding DUF411 domain-containing protein gives MKTLISKLLIILLLTVASVVWASDITMYKHPQCGCCEKWANILRDEGHQVTSKGTYNIEQLKNQMGLPSSLRSCHTAIIGDFIIEGHVPEKTLARFLADPPVGAQGLVVPGMPIGSPGMEHSTRKDAYDVLWFDQQGKAQVFEHID, from the coding sequence ATGAAAACACTGATAAGTAAACTTCTAATCATACTATTACTAACGGTGGCTTCTGTTGTTTGGGCCTCCGATATCACAATGTACAAGCACCCACAATGTGGCTGCTGTGAAAAGTGGGCGAATATCCTGCGTGATGAAGGACATCAGGTTACCAGCAAAGGCACCTACAACATTGAGCAACTCAAAAATCAGATGGGATTACCCAGTTCTCTGCGCAGTTGCCACACTGCCATCATTGGAGATTTTATCATTGAAGGACATGTGCCTGAAAAGACACTCGCTCGCTTTCTTGCTGACCCACCAGTTGGTGCCCAAGGGCTAGTTGTACCGGGGATGCCCATCGGTTCACCGGGGATGGAACATTCAACCCGAAAAGACGCATATGATGTGCTTTGGTTTGACCAGCAAGGCAAGGCACAGGTCTTCGAACACATTGACTAA
- a CDS encoding AAA family ATPase has product MRTPVATLPDAVCEELDLLQQVQQGALRDQADEADPNYYDDILELRDSLSEAHPEDLPALTTQIEQLVLLAQRQQERTPRNRSFHWHSPYFAHMRLQEQGKTRDLLLGNQNFFSGHLSCSIVDWKKAPVSQIFYRYQEEEEYIEELGGREVEGRLLLRRLVRIEDGVLRSVSCPQGTWFFEDGQWFQWKQTRIELSGGSGSATRPVHEIGPYRLDKHLPQITALIDERQFEIISQPEARVILIQGGAGSGKTTVALHRLAYLMMQKPNYFNSNSILPIVFNRALAQYISKLLPSLGVDGVEARVFQEWVAQLRQRFFPDLPSRYAENTPVRVIEFKRSPVILAWCAKELEHRLERFQATLMELFSSLIKGDDVITVWNSSANSPVTDRLSRLLKWTQGQETFTHLPPIPNSSIQQRIDRLVEDWFPDVLKNPQALALQLWNDALIQRRTLQEAITDFAPGSFSESQLEEIWSWNVRCYQRRQVIVGERVEEDGETPEGWLENQSLSDELPTLDEEDDTLLLLLYQLTTGPLRGRKNKLLQYHHLLVDEVQDFSIPELQLLLSMTPPERRSVTLAGDMDQRILAGNCYQDWDTMLQALSVEVTAMEPLTIGYRSTYEIMEVARHVIGHLSVNTVWEATRHGAPVERFGFQHPGVLIAFLVDSLGSLLRREPSASVVVLTRELPEARKIAEQLERAEIPGLRLVADQDFSFRAGVEVTDISQTKGLEFDYVLLVDADASTYGPDDLSRHLLYVGITRAAHQLWLLHCGNPSSLLPDTLH; this is encoded by the coding sequence ATGCGAACACCGGTTGCTACTCTCCCGGACGCAGTGTGTGAAGAGTTGGACTTATTACAACAAGTTCAACAAGGAGCCTTGCGTGATCAAGCTGATGAAGCTGACCCCAATTATTATGATGACATTCTCGAGTTGCGAGATTCTCTAAGTGAAGCGCATCCAGAAGATTTACCTGCACTGACCACCCAAATTGAACAACTGGTTCTGCTTGCTCAACGTCAACAGGAGCGGACACCACGGAATCGAAGTTTTCACTGGCACTCCCCATATTTTGCCCACATGCGCTTACAGGAGCAGGGAAAGACTCGAGATTTACTGCTTGGCAACCAGAACTTCTTCTCAGGCCATCTCTCCTGCTCCATAGTCGATTGGAAAAAGGCTCCGGTTAGTCAAATTTTCTACCGTTACCAGGAAGAGGAAGAGTATATCGAAGAACTGGGAGGGCGTGAAGTTGAAGGACGGCTCTTACTTAGAAGACTAGTCCGTATCGAAGATGGAGTTCTACGCAGTGTCAGTTGTCCACAAGGAACGTGGTTTTTTGAAGACGGTCAGTGGTTTCAGTGGAAACAGACGAGGATTGAGCTGAGTGGTGGAAGTGGCAGTGCTACCCGACCAGTCCATGAAATTGGACCGTACCGACTGGATAAGCACCTACCGCAAATCACAGCCCTGATTGATGAACGGCAGTTTGAAATCATTAGTCAGCCAGAAGCTAGGGTGATTCTTATTCAGGGTGGGGCTGGTTCGGGCAAAACAACAGTAGCTTTACATCGACTCGCCTACCTGATGATGCAAAAGCCAAACTACTTCAACAGCAATAGCATCCTACCGATTGTTTTCAATCGTGCCCTCGCCCAGTACATTAGCAAGCTGCTACCTTCACTTGGAGTTGATGGTGTAGAAGCAAGAGTCTTTCAGGAATGGGTTGCTCAGTTACGTCAACGTTTTTTCCCAGACCTGCCTTCTCGTTATGCTGAGAATACTCCCGTAAGAGTAATCGAGTTCAAGCGAAGCCCTGTCATTCTAGCTTGGTGTGCTAAGGAGCTAGAGCATCGGCTGGAACGGTTTCAGGCTACCCTGATGGAATTGTTTAGTTCATTGATCAAAGGGGATGATGTAATCACTGTGTGGAACAGCTCTGCTAACTCTCCAGTGACCGATCGGTTATCTCGCCTGTTGAAATGGACCCAGGGGCAAGAAACCTTTACACATCTACCACCTATACCCAATTCCTCAATCCAGCAGCGAATAGACCGTCTAGTAGAAGATTGGTTCCCTGATGTCCTCAAGAATCCTCAAGCATTAGCTCTTCAACTCTGGAATGACGCGCTGATTCAACGTAGAACCTTGCAGGAAGCAATCACTGATTTTGCTCCAGGTTCGTTCAGTGAAAGTCAACTCGAAGAAATTTGGAGTTGGAACGTACGTTGTTACCAGCGGCGTCAGGTCATCGTCGGAGAACGAGTCGAAGAAGATGGAGAAACACCGGAAGGTTGGCTAGAAAATCAGAGTCTCAGCGATGAATTGCCAACCCTAGATGAAGAAGATGACACCCTACTGTTGCTGCTTTACCAACTGACTACGGGACCTCTCCGTGGTCGGAAGAATAAATTACTGCAGTATCATCATTTACTAGTAGATGAGGTCCAGGATTTCAGTATTCCAGAGCTTCAGTTATTACTCTCCATGACGCCTCCAGAGCGTAGAAGCGTAACGTTGGCTGGAGATATGGATCAACGTATTTTGGCAGGAAATTGCTACCAGGACTGGGATACCATGTTACAGGCCCTGAGTGTGGAAGTTACTGCAATGGAACCGCTAACGATTGGCTACCGGTCTACCTATGAAATTATGGAGGTTGCAAGGCATGTCATTGGTCACCTAAGCGTAAATACAGTATGGGAAGCCACAAGACATGGTGCACCTGTGGAACGGTTTGGCTTTCAGCATCCAGGAGTACTGATTGCGTTTCTAGTGGATAGTCTCGGCAGTTTACTGAGGAGAGAGCCTTCTGCGAGTGTGGTCGTACTCACTCGAGAGCTACCAGAGGCTAGAAAAATTGCAGAGCAGTTAGAACGAGCCGAGATACCAGGATTACGATTGGTTGCTGATCAGGATTTTTCTTTCAGGGCCGGAGTTGAAGTGACTGATATTTCACAAACCAAGGGACTTGAATTTGACTATGTTCTCTTAGTTGATGCAGATGCTTCCACTTATGGCCCAGATGATCTATCTCGGCACTTGCTCTACGTCGGTATCACTCGTGCTGCTCATCAACTGTGGCTGCTTCATTGCGGTAATCCATCTTCCCTCCTTCCAGACACCCTCCACTGA
- a CDS encoding heme lyase CcmF/NrfE family subunit, which produces MSDLGTIALMIALAACLYGTVVPHLGVRTNNWNLIRSAQNASIISFFLIAIASGVLIHALVVSDFSIFYVWRNSSVDMPMFFKVTAFWGGLEGSLLFWILVQSFFAMVVAFRYQYSNREIIPYVIATLNGILCFLLVLLLGWSNPLDLQATIPAEGRGLNPLLQHIAMVVHPPSLYLGFIGFSVPFAFAIAGMIRGKLDNEWVLTTRRWTLVSWYFLSMGLILGGQWAYEELGWGGFWAWDPVENAAFMPWLTGTAFLHSVMIQEKRNMLKIWNVVLIIITYGLTIIGTFLTRSGVVNSVHSFTQSEIGPAFLVFLAVVLVVSFALLFRRIQMLESEHKMEAVLCRENAFLVQNVIFVGMAFTVLLGTTFPLLAEAIRGTKLSIQAPFFNTIMAPMGYVLFFLMGIGTVLAWRKSSKESLRRNFQNPMITATVGTIILAVVIPFHLEAFTIFWIAIFVTVTILIEVGKAAHVKGKQLQASPLVGLIHVFQRNQRRYGGLVIHLGVVLMFLGFAGTFFSEERDLTLEREEMVPLNAYYLKFTGVEQFQVRNATHRAAIIEVYDQDKQLLEVMKPAKSFYPTQPQPLTEIALRREFLKDLYLIFSSESGADSELVTIKTYVNPLVGWAWMALPVFTLGIGICLTYRPRSLTSRQEVLRQQYLAAEG; this is translated from the coding sequence ATGTCCGATCTTGGCACGATCGCCTTGATGATTGCTCTTGCTGCTTGTCTCTATGGCACAGTTGTACCCCATCTGGGTGTTAGAACAAACAACTGGAACCTAATTCGTTCTGCACAAAATGCGAGCATCATCAGCTTCTTTCTGATTGCTATCGCCTCTGGAGTGCTGATCCACGCTCTTGTAGTAAGCGACTTCAGCATCTTCTATGTTTGGCGCAACTCCAGCGTTGACATGCCGATGTTCTTCAAAGTGACGGCATTCTGGGGGGGTCTGGAAGGTTCGCTGCTATTTTGGATTTTGGTTCAGAGTTTCTTCGCGATGGTCGTTGCTTTTCGCTACCAGTATAGCAATCGAGAAATCATCCCCTATGTAATCGCCACTCTGAATGGAATCCTCTGTTTTTTGCTCGTTTTGCTCCTCGGTTGGTCCAATCCCCTGGATCTGCAAGCAACCATTCCTGCAGAAGGACGAGGACTGAATCCGTTGCTACAGCATATTGCCATGGTGGTTCATCCGCCTTCGTTGTATCTGGGCTTCATCGGTTTTAGTGTGCCCTTTGCGTTCGCGATTGCCGGGATGATTCGAGGCAAATTAGACAATGAGTGGGTACTGACCACTCGCCGCTGGACTCTGGTCTCTTGGTATTTCCTCTCAATGGGGTTGATCCTCGGTGGGCAATGGGCGTATGAAGAATTAGGGTGGGGTGGTTTCTGGGCTTGGGATCCTGTTGAAAACGCTGCCTTCATGCCTTGGTTGACAGGTACCGCTTTCCTACACTCTGTGATGATCCAGGAAAAGCGTAACATGCTCAAAATCTGGAATGTTGTGTTGATCATTATCACATACGGACTAACCATCATCGGAACATTTCTGACCCGCTCAGGAGTGGTCAACTCAGTTCATTCCTTCACTCAATCTGAAATTGGCCCTGCTTTTCTGGTCTTCCTCGCTGTTGTTCTGGTTGTCAGTTTTGCGCTGCTCTTTCGGCGCATTCAAATGCTGGAATCCGAACACAAGATGGAAGCCGTACTATGCCGTGAAAATGCCTTTCTTGTTCAGAACGTAATCTTTGTAGGCATGGCATTCACCGTTTTGCTGGGAACCACATTCCCACTGCTAGCAGAAGCGATTCGTGGCACAAAGTTGTCTATTCAGGCACCGTTTTTCAACACGATCATGGCACCGATGGGCTATGTTCTATTTTTCTTAATGGGTATTGGGACCGTGCTTGCCTGGAGGAAATCGAGTAAAGAAAGCCTGCGCAGAAACTTTCAGAACCCGATGATTACAGCAACCGTTGGAACCATTATTCTGGCTGTCGTCATTCCATTTCATTTAGAAGCATTTACAATTTTTTGGATTGCTATCTTTGTCACGGTCACCATTCTGATTGAAGTTGGCAAGGCAGCACATGTGAAAGGCAAGCAACTACAAGCTAGCCCCCTAGTAGGGTTGATTCACGTTTTTCAGCGTAACCAGCGTCGCTATGGTGGATTAGTGATTCACTTGGGAGTCGTGCTAATGTTCCTTGGCTTTGCCGGTACATTTTTCAGCGAAGAACGCGACCTAACACTGGAACGCGAAGAAATGGTGCCACTGAACGCTTACTATTTAAAGTTCACTGGTGTTGAACAATTTCAGGTACGCAATGCCACACACCGGGCTGCAATCATTGAAGTCTATGATCAGGACAAACAGTTGCTGGAAGTGATGAAGCCTGCCAAAAGCTTCTATCCAACCCAACCACAACCCCTGACTGAAATTGCACTACGAAGAGAATTCCTGAAAGACCTCTACCTGATATTTTCCAGTGAATCCGGTGCTGACAGCGAATTAGTGACAATCAAGACCTATGTCAATCCACTCGTTGGTTGGGCCTGGATGGCTCTTCCCGTATTCACTCTGGGTATCGGCATCTGTTTGACGTATCGACCTCGCAGTTTGACCTCGCGCCAGGAAGTATTGCGTCAACAGTACCTTGCTGCTGAAGGCTGA
- a CDS encoding cytochrome c, with protein MMENQLVLRRRQLTALLLALIVGLLLFEPWSLFSKPIWEQAPSSESITKGEQIFAANCAVCHGEKAVGENLQRPLGGMKDQGGYLAPALNGTGHAWHHPDEILFRIIQEGSIAGDSPMRSFAGRLSDSEIVASIHYFKSLWPEEILNRHKEMVQH; from the coding sequence ATGATGGAGAATCAGCTTGTTCTGAGGAGAAGACAACTGACTGCCCTTTTGCTAGCACTGATTGTCGGGCTACTTTTGTTTGAACCCTGGTCATTATTCTCCAAGCCAATTTGGGAACAGGCACCCAGCAGTGAAAGCATTACCAAAGGGGAACAAATATTCGCAGCAAATTGTGCGGTATGCCATGGAGAGAAGGCTGTAGGAGAAAACCTTCAACGTCCGCTGGGAGGTATGAAGGATCAAGGAGGTTACCTGGCCCCAGCTCTCAACGGAACTGGTCACGCGTGGCATCATCCTGATGAAATACTGTTTAGAATAATTCAGGAAGGTTCGATTGCGGGAGATTCACCAATGCGGAGCTTTGCTGGAAGACTCAGTGATTCCGAGATTGTTGCTAGCATCCATTACTTCAAATCACTCTGGCCAGAAGAAATTCTGAATCGACACAAAGAAATGGTACAACACTGA
- a CDS encoding gamma carbonic anhydrase family protein, translating into MTLSALGENYPQLHDSTYVAESAQIIGNVRLAAKSSVWFQSVLRGDSDQIVIGEETNVQDATICHVDPSFPLEVGTRVTVGHRCILHGCTIGDDCLIGMGAILMNGVRIGEGSIVGAGSLLLEGTKIPPFSLVAGSPAKVKKAYGPEILEQIRQASAHYVIRAEHYRSNWRKLES; encoded by the coding sequence ATGACTCTATCTGCTCTAGGTGAGAATTATCCACAATTACATGACAGCACTTATGTTGCAGAGAGCGCACAGATCATTGGCAATGTTCGGCTAGCGGCCAAGAGTTCTGTTTGGTTTCAAAGTGTGCTGAGGGGAGATTCTGATCAAATCGTGATTGGTGAAGAAACAAACGTACAAGATGCGACCATCTGTCACGTCGATCCAAGCTTCCCTTTAGAGGTTGGTACTCGAGTCACAGTCGGGCATCGCTGCATTTTGCATGGCTGTACGATTGGAGATGACTGCTTGATCGGGATGGGGGCTATTCTGATGAACGGTGTGCGAATCGGAGAGGGAAGTATCGTTGGAGCAGGAAGTTTATTGCTGGAAGGAACCAAAATTCCTCCTTTTTCGCTGGTAGCTGGTTCACCAGCCAAGGTGAAGAAAGCTTATGGGCCCGAGATTCTTGAACAGATTCGTCAGGCAAGTGCCCATTATGTCATCAGAGCGGAACACTACCGCAGCAACTGGCGGAAACTCGAATCCTAG